The proteins below are encoded in one region of Phaeodactylum tricornutum CCAP 1055/1 chromosome 3, complete sequence:
- a CDS encoding predicted protein (unknown function; contains conserved Cys-rich domain of unknown function; unknownn protein), giving the protein MELNNSATTTATYSQIDLEDKEQAVPQAHAVAVLGVPHVKAVPKVEVVAPADLAGGYQFTVDLNGRVLLVSVPDGGVSQGQSFQATVVSEVDHDRDGPHESGRQASGDVPVGGWRDGLCDCCSHGCCHPTCCLSFWCPSIALGQVMTRSGLNWLGDPLENSGHKTPPAHSTGWSAFKILLVLTIAMVALNQFLVIIIAGARPNYYGNDPSQPVPSPETPIWIIVTDSLRQVLMGLLGLYFLVVTIKTRGLLRRRHAVPGECGHDGVDDCCLSFWCRCCVVAQMLRHTADYSHQKAACCTETGLAHDQHIV; this is encoded by the exons ATGGAGCTGAACAATTCCGCTACAACGACGGCGACCTACTCACAGATTGATCTGGAAGATAAGGAGCAAGCGGTTCCCCAAGCCCACGCCGTCGCCGTTCTGGGAGTTCCTCACGTCAAGGCTGTACCGAAAGTTGAAGTCGTGGCACCCGCAGACCTCGCCGGGGGGTACCAGTTCACAGTCGACTTGAATGGACGTGTTCTTCTCGTCTCAGTG CCGGATGGCGGAGTCTCGCAAGGCCAAAGCTTCCAGGCGACTGTCGTCAGCGAGGTGGATCATGACCGTGATGGCCCTCATGAAAGTGGGCGCCAGGCGTCGGGTGACGTTCCAGTGGGGGGCTGGCGCGACGGCCTTTGTGATTGCTGCTCGCACGGTTGCTGCCACCCCACGTGCTGCCTTTCGTTCTGGTGTCCCTCAATTGCTCTGGGACAGGTCATGACACGCAGCGGACTCAATTGGTTGGGTGACCCATTGGAAAACAGTGGTCACAAAACTCCTCCAGCACACAGTACGGGATGGTCGGCCTTTAAGATTCTCCTGGTCTTGACGATTGCCATGGTTGCGTTGAACCAGTTTCTGGTGATCATTATCGCGGGAGCACGCCCCAACTACTACGGCAACGACCCTAGCCAGCCGGTGCCCTCACCGGAAACCCCGATCTGGATAATCGTAACGGACTCGCTTCGTCAGGTCTTGATGGGCCTCTTAGGTCTCTACTTTTTGGTAGTCACCATCAAAACGCGTGGACTTTTGCGTCGGCGCCACGCGGTTCCGGGCGAATGCGGCCACGATGGCGTCGATGACTGCTGTCTCAGCTTCTGGTGCCGCTGCTGTGTCGTGGCCCAGATGCTCCGCCATACGGCCGATTACAGCCACCAAAAGGCAGCCTGCTGCACCGAAACTGGCTTGGCACACGATCAACACATTGTGTAA
- a CDS encoding predicted protein: MIQPVGRKTVSLLVQHRTSASKRALLPAGRCVVVRGYQGEAGEGRPTLSAQEEALLKIARPKSEEIFAKHVEMPKLDQIPRANLGPEQAIDAADEAKLNLDIRRKRLIYRSKQRGWLEVDLLLGTYASEHVHTFAHDELNQFEAFVNLETIDIYNIITLRLDIPEHMKTPTQDSVIERIQKWARGSPLGKADPEKYRAVKSSAKLI, translated from the coding sequence ATGATTCAACCAGTCGGAAGAAAGACCGTATCTCTGTTGGTTCAGCATCGCACCAGTGCTTCGAAACGAGCACTTCTGCCAGCCGGCCGTTGTGTCGTAGTTCGAGGCTACCAGGGTGAAGCTGGCGAAGGTCGTCCCACTCTTTCCGCACAGGAAGAAGCATTGCTCAAAATTGCCCGGCCCAAGTCGGAAGAAATCTTTGCCAAGCACGTGGAGATGCCGAAATTGGACCAGATTCCTCGCGCCAACTTGGGGCCGGAGCAAGCGATCGACGCGGCCGACGAAGCGAAATTGAACCTCGATATCCGCCGCAAACGACTGATTTATCGTTCGAAACAGCGAGGATGGTTGGAAGTAGACTTGCTGCTTGGCACGTACGCCAGTGAACACGTTCACACCTTTGCGCACGACGAATTGAATCAGTTCGAAGCCTTTGTAAATCTCGAAACAATCGACATTTACAATATTATTACTCTGCGATTGGATATACCGGAGCACATGAAAACACCTACCCAGGACAGCGTGATTGAACGCATTCAGAAGTGGGCCCGCGGCAGTCCTTTGGGCAAGGCTGATCCGGAAAAGTACAGGGCCGTCAAATCCAGTGCCAAACTAATTTAA
- a CDS encoding predicted protein has protein sequence MGNISLWFRMYGLPLTLLICFLLLALTSDLKVFRNLPLPNTTTVVRSGLQTKSQTTQNTPNLVQEPFDRLSFLSWELHEGFPRSHQSGRPRLLIAQTISNFYAPLLDAGQPVNQAYARVYGHDYVVARGIYLVNERINETQLTAPDSRASYNKIALLSYALREGKYDKLLVLDSDAVISDFDIDFATFGLDPEVMLFAQAVDPSKAVNYWDINNGVTLWNLHHGLFVPTWYEWYSRSMKNVYRGNNDKDQGILHSILRQMPNESRPVRRVKHFCCYRGALIQHFIRKNTTDFMVLAKSRLENLKADANYTLEYYTTLINQTINQSALTVD, from the coding sequence ATGGGGAACATCTCTCTCTGGTTCCGCATGTATGGGCTACCGTTGACACTTCTAATTTGCTTCCTTCTGTTGGCGTTAACGAGTGACCTGAAAGTGTTTCGTAATCTTCCCCTTCCGAATACCACCACTGTGGTACGCTCGGGCCTCCAAACCAAAAGCCAGACCACGCAAAATACTCCAAATTTGGTCCAGGAGCCTTTCGATCGTTTGTCTTTTCTTAGCTGGGAGCTGCACGAGGGCTTCCCAAGGTCTCACCAGTCCGGTAGACCACGTCTGTTGATCGCTCAAACGATATCCAACTTTTATGCGCCCCTGTTGGATGCCGGTCAGCCAGTGAACCAAGCGTACGCACGAGTGTATGGCCACGACTACGTAGTTGCACGTGGGATTTATCTTGTGAACGAGAGAATAAACGAAACTCAGTTGACTGCGCCGGACTCGAGAGCATCGTACAACAAGATTGCTCTTCTGAGCTATGCCTTGCGTGAGGGCAAGTacgacaagcttttggtACTGGATTCGGACGCCGTAATCAGCGATTTTGATATTGATTTTGCCACGTTCGGATTGGACCCTGAAGTCATGTTGTTTGCGCAAGCCGTCGATCCAAGCAAGGCAGTGAACtactgggatatcaacaatGGAGTGACGCTTTGGAATCTTCACCACGGCTTGTTTGTTCCAACTTGGTACGAATGGTACAGTCGTTCAATGAAAAACGTCTACCGCGGTAACAACGATAAAGATCAAGGAATATTGCACTCCATATTGAGACAGATGCCGAACGAAAGCCGCCCAGTCCGTCGGGTAAAGCACTTTTGCTGTTACCGGGGAGCTCTAATTCAGCATTTTATTCGTAAGAACACTACTGATTTTATGGTGTTGGCAAAGTCCCGCTTGGAAAACTTGAAGGCTGACGCTAACTATACTCTGGAGTACTACACCACGCTCATCAACCAAACAATCAATCAAAGTGCACTCACTGTCGACTAA
- a CDS encoding predicted protein, translated as MKILPAKQSFCCLVLLVLMTSHYIVFHFHYVRSTPAVVSEFQTREGKTRISSNLHQEPFDRLSFLTWEMHPGSQKIHQIGRRPRLLIAQTVSNFYTPLLVAGQPVNQAYARAYGHDYVVARGIYLVDERRNETQMTAPDSRAAYNKIALLSYALREGKYDKLLVLDSDAIIRDFDVDFATYGYDPDILLFAQSVGSGNPTNYWDVNNGVTLWNLRHDSFVSIWFEWYRRSVEKVYRGFRDEDQSVLHEVLKEMPDESRPVRGVNYFCCVLGSLIQHFPRTNHRVFTVMADSRLQSLKAAANATFVHYAALINRTATED; from the coding sequence ATGAAAATACTACctgcaaagcaaagcttTTGCTGCCTTGTTCTATTGGTGTTGATGACCAGCCATTACATAGTATTCCATTTTCACTACGTTCGGAGTACCCCTGCGGTAGTATCGGAATTCCAAACCAGGGAAGGGAAGACTCGTATCTCCTCAAATCTGCACCAAGAACCATTTGATCGGTTGTCTTTCCTCACATGGGAGATGCATCCGGGCTCCCAAAAGATTCACCAGATTGGTAGGAGGCCACGTCTGTTGATAGCCCAAACGGTGTCCAACTTTTATACGCCCTTGTTGGTTGCTGGTCAGCCAGTGAATCAGGCCTACGCAAGAGCATATGGTCACGATTACGTCGTTGCGAGAGGCATTTACCTGGTGGACGAAAGACGGAATGAAACGCAGATGACCGCACCGGACTCACGAGCAGCGTACAACAAAATTGCTCTTTTGAGCTACGCCTTGCGTGAGGGAAAGTACGACAAGCTGCTGGTGCTAGATTCTGACGCCATCATCCGCGATTTTGACGTAGATTTTGCCACATACGGATATGATCCGGACATTCTATTGTTTGCCCAGTCGGTCGGTTCAGGAAATCCAACAAACTATTGGGACGTGAACAACGGAGTGACGCTTTGGAATCTACGTCACGACTCGTTCGTTTCAATATGGTTCGAATGGTATCGACGTTCGGTGGAAAAAGTGTATCGGGGTTTCAGGGATGAAGACCAATCAGTATTGCATGAGGTTTTGAAAGAGATGCCGGACGAAAGTCGTCCGGTACGCGGGGTGAACTACTTTTGCTGTGTCTTGGGATCTTTAATCCAGCACTTCCCTCGTACAAACCACCGAGTTTTCACTGTGATGGCAGATTCCCGTTTGCAAAGCTTGAAGGCTGCCGCTAATGCTACTTTTGTACACTATGCTGCGCTAATTAATCGAACGGCCACTGAAGATTAA
- the APC11 gene encoding predicted protein has translation LRVRIQRYHGVAQWSWNANDEVCGICQTAFEGTAPNIKYPGEDCPVVWGKCGHAYHLQCLTTWLQQPTSKNSCPMCRQEWEF, from the coding sequence CTTCGGGTCCGCATCCAACGATACCACGGCGTCGCGCAGTGGAGTTGgaacgccaacgacgaagtGTGTGGTATTTGTCAAACCGCCTTTGAAGGCACGGCACCCAACATCAAGTACCCCGGCGAAGACTGTCCCGTCGTTTGGGGCAAGTGCGGACACGCCTATCATTTACAGTGTCTCACTACCTGGCTCCAACAACCCACCAGTAAAAACTCCTGTCCCATGTGTCGGCAAGAATGGGAATTT
- a CDS encoding predicted protein, with protein sequence MGREKRKTRLDKAGSSSSTGVSTTFIGFSAVTPDPDLDTTLGNTSTSGSIQNFPTDNDHDGGGTSHTAVSTSTVPSTPGTTASHPTTWSPVYTGHDERLRVLFPRISTKRDATTKVKALQALAEFFGHDANPKRVKVQALAHWAWLYHSKLVYDDAPNVRAAALETWLVLLPVIPKAVEHLVSVVPALPMDRNIRSVTAAGEILGMWYLTLVDPAAEVRAVATRNSESSSSGTIGGSSGGGTSSISVASLLLPGSRYAAWHWQAGLFTLAGRILGYGRATVMHNMLSVKKAKAATELSESQKDVVEERFERLVGNVLEALALWLQRPPTPLSSTVDDTTPAMDTSLWWKTLTSPQTSLRRKTYHLLATTCATAPSMVPSSLVHALAQAISSEKEAVNVPILLETVLHFCVAQKPKTGSGPDHTLLIKPLVKVLKKAAYGARVQLWGPTVLPLTVAVGDEASNLQLWQATWEGHSLTLSPTDAWQIAQVVTECTTFGLLRRTPPLPDQLDDDRVELATAVTSLWVQVLAQVLRADTSFLRPEAPHSARNVVKAYATVVGELGQSLSQFGDAMERDSCAFSHVREVFWNHPIQELTNAKLVPLTRLLQVWLDRQCSPEDKLSWPRVVLPALRERLLTELTLCRASSGTVPTLEQYEFFRVTLELVGVQLVLSETHEPLERIVVNDIMRWAIIHTSALSTQRQTKELVKYDFELLGLCLTASVDCSSLWETVVREIVAAQCDLRWFVQGLNILFRMPRSTPDDEIPDWIPCPSLQSLAQTIAMQGTDTEVDNGHLTSATDFPEEGSLDSLDLDREKRLLFLQTCLGLTEESQGLLVGRVVVSQWVEHVCRSEKLEFPVTAACSEPLLEVLLGLIRDKPSVLSAEQSERVLVESWSQNGPLFSEFTAPLIQGRPALSTHFFRQAPVLLSKYIETLIVNSEPNGFQARDWADRAFSLLRVAKKSSVVLSFEKIGLGNVAKWQSSPDTLFLCSMFLLSHLNRGSDLLALIQTSNRKPVDLILDIAVSLSEASESILTGARVASRKDRCARFFTAVFSNELDHNVVFQCIEEIIDRIALNLSAKEQNSEKKLTIRKGIAVLSQLLGIVFRPVGPSGHGMLKAETISEGDELWYITDTKTPSIREKVRVLKVHYDVQAGYFFSIAVMADDGTSERQTVLERLRASRAAEVPGDAEYEALAPKDINRRASIRHDILQCLVAPYFLSAPSSTSVPELLTVLISQLGLGPDRGLGTDHYKVFHLVSVKSQALESFLIDENFSSASDCLTALSLALGGGGNTPEVRWVCEELRLDFSAPLRRIVGCYDEMTIGARPDFESNVLRWLGVALRFKSKAEKSDRLVQRASILVYKLACKVFAKKKEKQFSEASVHAIAAMYTALNAGEQEPKGDETYVDMLRSARCSCLSALIHAFSSSWGSDAPSPIESHLSPELINDNDPDWLQYSRFPQLIETCQTHVSLRQDLVSTARSGYTEELALALFDRKKYYVAFQILYAVVAEDRPLFSEGLSKLGSNTTSLLEFWGKGLAPEELEELSEDIEVVGQWLPRKVMEEVETWTDDMFSDLHDVSTMGRLLTWLVLLCSIDAAAPLDYRNRPAFLSYLEKCKATGLVLNLALLHDTALNEKKRQTWSSTVNVEELLQEERQLSRLYLNRADSVAPSFSFPQR encoded by the exons ATGGGACGAGAGAAACGCAAGACCCGCCTGGACAAGGCtggtagtagtagcagtacCGGCGTCTCGACGACCTTTATTGGATTCTCCGCCGTTACGCCCGATCCAGATTTAGATACGACTCTCGGCAATACATCCACGTCCGGATCGATTCAGAATTTCCCCACCGACAACGACCACGATGGAGGAGGAACGTCGCACACCGCTGTTTCGACGAGTACCGTCCCGTCCACTCCGGGGACGACGGCATCCCATCCCACGACCTGGTCTCCCGTCTACACGGGTCACGACGAACGCTTGCGGGTCCTCTTCCCCCGCATCAGTACCAAACGCGACGCCACGACCAAGGTCAAAGCCCTACAGGCCCTGGCCGAGTTTTTCGGTCACGATGCGAATCCCAAACGGGTCAAAGTACAAGCACTCGCACACTGGGCCTGGTTGTATCATTCCAAACTCGTCTACGACGATGCCCCCAACGTCCGAGCCGCGGCACTGGAAACCTGGCTCGTACTCTTACCGGTCATTCCCAAAGCAGTCGAACACTTGGTCTCGGTAGTACCCGCTCTACCAATGGATCGCAACATTCGTTCCGTTACGGCGGCGGGAGAAATCTTGGGCATGTGGTATCTGACACTCGTTGATCCTGCCGCGGAAGTCCGGGCCGTGGCGACTCGGAATAGTGAGAGTAGTAGCAGTGGTACTATTGGTGGCAGCAGTGGTGGCGGTACTAGCAGTATCAGTGTCGCGAGTCTACTGCTACCCGGCTCACGGTACGCCGCGTGGCACTGGCAAGCTGGGCTGTTCACCTTGGCGGGACGAATCTTGGGCTACGGTCGGGCCACGGTGATGCACAACATGCTATCGGTCAAGAAAGCAAAGGCCGCCACCGAACTCAGCGAAAGTCAAAAGGACGTGGTGGAGGAGCGGTTCGAACGGTTGGTGGGCAACGTTTTGGAGGCCCTGGCCTTGTGGTTGCAACGACCACCAACACCGCTATCATCGACCGTTGATGACACGACGCCGGCAATGGACACGTCGTTGTGGTGGAAAACCTTGACCAGTCCCCAAACTTCCTTGCGTCGCAAAACGTACCACTTACTGGCGACCACTTGCGCGACCGCTCCGTCCATGGTACCGTCCTCGCTCGTCCACGCTCTAGCCCAAGCGATTTCCtcggaaaaagaagccgTCAACGTACCCATTCTACTCGAAACCGTCTTGCATTTCTGCGTCGCTCAAAAACCAAAAACCGGCAGTGGTCCAGACCACACACTTTTGATCAAACCACTGGTCAAAGTCTTGAAGAAAGCCGCCTACGGTGCCCGGGTACAACTCTGGGGTCCGACCGTGCTGCCACTGACCGTCGCCGTGGGCGATGAAGCGAGTAACCTGCAATTGTGGCAGGCCACCTGGGAAGGACACAGCCTTACCTTGAGTCCCACGGATGCGTGGCAAATCGCTCAAGTTGTGACGGAATGTACCACGTTCGGCTTGTTACGACGCACACCGCCACTCCCCGACCAACTGGACGACGATCGAGTCGAACTGGCTACAGCCGTGACCAGCTTGTGGGTTCAGGTGTTGGCGCAAGTATTGCGAGCCGACACGAGCTTTCTCCGACCCGAAGCGCCCCATTCCGCTCGCAATGTGGTCAAAGCGTACGCCACCGTCGTGGGGGAACTCGGTCAAAGTTTGTCACAGTTCGGAGACGCTATGGAACGCGACTCGTGTGCTTTCTCACACGTTCGGGAAGTCTTTTGGAACCATCCGATACAGGAGTTGACGAACGCAAAGTTGGTACCACTGACACGCCTACTTCAAGTGTGGCTGGACAGGCAGTGCAGTCCAGAGGACAAGctttcgtggccacgtgtTGTCTTACCAGCCCTCCGAGAACGCCTGTTAACCGAATTGACTCTTTGCCGTGCGAGTTCGGGAACCGTTCCTACTTTGGAACAGTACGAGTTTTTCCGCGTGACTCTGGAACTTGTCGGTGTACAATTGGTCCTCTCTGAAACTCATGAGCCTCTGGAACGTATAGTCGTGAACGACATTATGCGGTGGGCAATTATTCATACCAGTGCACTGTCGACCCAACGACAGACAAAGGAATTGGTAAAGTATGATTTTGAACTTCTCGGACTTTGCTTGACAGCCTCGGTAGACTGCTCGTCACTGTGGGAGACAGTAGTTCGGGAGATAGTGGCTGCGCAATGTGACTTGCGCTGGTTTGTACAAGGTTTGAACATATTATTCCGCATGCCACGATCGACACCAGACGACGAGATTCCGGATTGGATCCCATGTCCTTCTTTGCAATCCTTGGCTCAGACTATTGCGATGCAAGGCACTGATACTGAAGTTGACAACGGACATTTAACTAGCGCTACTGACTTCCCCGAAGAGGGGAGCCTCGATAGCCTCGATTTGGACCGCGAAAAACGTCTCCTCTTTTTGCAAACTTGTCTGGGTCTGACGGAAGAGTCCCAAGGTTTGCTGGTGGGACGAGTAGTCGTCTCACAGTGGGTAGAGCATGTTTGTAGAAGTGAGAAACTTGAATTTCCCGTTACCGCGGCATGTTCGGAACCACTGCTGGAGGTCTTGTTGGGACTAATTCGCGACAAACCCTCGGTTTTATCGGCGGAGCAGAGTGAACGCGTGCTGGTAGAGTCGTGGAGCCAAAACGGACCCCTCTTTTCCGAGTTCACCGCTCCGCTGATTCAGGGGCGTCCGGCTTTGTCGACTCATTTTTTCCGACAAGCTCCAGTCCTGTTGTCAAAGTATATCGAGACCTTGATAGTCAACTCAGAGCCTAATGGGTTCCAGGCACGTGATTGGGCCGACCGAGCGTTCTCGCTTCTCCGTGTAgcaaagaaatcatcggtCGTATTGTCCTTTGAGAAAATTGGTCTTGGAAATGTCGCGAAATGGCAAAGTAGTCCGGATACCTTATTTCTTTGCTCCATGTTTTTGCTATCCCACTTGAACCGAGGATCCGATCTACTAGCCTTGATTCAAACGTCCAACCGGAAACCCGTGGACTTAATCTTGGACATTGCTGTATCACTGTCAGAAGCCAGTGAAAGTATCTTGACTGGGGCGCGAGTTGCGTCAAGGAAAGATCGATGTGCTCGTTTTTTTACTGCTGTGTTTTCGAACGAACTGGACCACAACGTAGTTTTCCAGTGTATTGAAGAAATCATAGATCGAATAGCTCTGAACTTATCCGCAAAAGAACAGAATTCCGAGAAGAAGTTAACAATCCGAAAGGGCATTGCCGTTCTCTCTCAGCTCCTCGGCATTGTCTTTCGACCTGTCGGGCCGTCAGGACACGGCATGTTGAAAGCGGAAACTATCTCAGAAGGCGACGAACTTTGGTACATTACTGACACTAAGACTCCAAGTATTCGAGAAAAAGTCAGAGTGTTGAAAGTTCACTACGATGTACAAGCGGGCTATTTTTTCTCAATCGCAGTGATGGCAGACGATGGTACAAGCGAACGGCAAACTGTGCTCGAACGATTGCGAGCTTCTCGCGCGGCTGAAGTCCCGGGCGACGCCGAGTACGAAGCGTTGGCGCCGAAAGATATCAATCGACGGGCAAGCATTCGACACGATATACTTCAGTGCTTGGTTGCTCCATACTTCTTGTCGGCTCCGTCATCAACCTCCGTTCCGGAGCTTCTCACTGTATTAATATCACAGCTTGGACTCGGTCCGGATCGCGGTCTTGGTACTGATCACTACAAAGTCTTCCATTTGGTTTCTGTAAAGAGCCAAGCTCTTGAGTCCTTCCTTATCGATGAAAATTTTTCTTCTGCTTCAGACTGCCTTACGGCCTTATCTTTGGCACTAGGTGGCGGAGGCAATACTCCAGAAGTTAGGTGGGTGTGTGAAGAATTAAGGCTGGACTTCTCCGCTCCATTGCGTAGAATTGTTGGATGCTACGATGAAATGACTATTGGCGCTCGACCAGATTTTGAATCAAACGTTTTGCGTTGGCTAGGCGTCGCACTTCGGTTTAAAAGCAAGGCTGAAAAGTCTGATCGATTGGTTCAACGTGCGTCAATTTTGGTTTACAAACTGGCGTGCAAAGTTTTtgcgaaaaagaaagaaaagcagtTCTCGGAAGCATCTGTGCATGCTATCGCTGCAATGTATACAGCACTTAACGCAGGGGAGCAGGAACCGAAGGGTGACGAAACATACGTCGATATGTTGCGGAGCGCACGGTGTAGTTGTTTGTCGGCCTTGATACATGCATTCTCTAGTTCCTGGGGGAGCGACGCACCGTCACCGATTGAAAGTCATCTGAGTCCGGAATTGATCAACGACAATGACCCGGATTGGCTTCAGTACTCTCGATTTCCGCAGCTCATTGAGACTTGCCAGACACACGTGTCCCTCCGTCAAGACCTCGTTTCCACCGCCCGATCCGGATATACCGAGGAGTTAGCGCTGGCACTCTTTGATCGAAAGAAATACTACGTTGCTTTCCAAATACTTTATGCGGTTGTTGCGGAGGATAGACCCTTGTTTTCGGAGGGGTTGTCAAAGCTTGGTTCCAATACCACATCACTTTTGGAATTCTGGGGGAAAGGGCTGGCACCGGAAGAGCTGGAAGAATTGTCCGAAGACATAGAGGTTGTCGGTCAGTGGCTTCCCCGCAAAGTTATGGAAGAAGTGGAAACTTGGACGGACGATATGTTCTCGGACCTACACGATGTGAGTACGATGGGGCGTCTGCTGACATGGCTGGTACTCCTTTGTTCCATCGACGCAGCAGCGCCATTGGACTACCGCAATCGCCCAGCTTTTCTTTCCTATCTAGAAAAATGCAAAGCTACTGGCCTAGTGCTAAATCTTGCATTGCTGCACGATACGGCATTGAATGAGAAGAAAAGACAGACTTGGTCTAGTACTGTAAATGTTGAAGAGCTCTTACAGGAAGAACGACAATTATC ACGACTTTACCTTAACCGTGCTGATTCGGTTGCCCCCAGCTTTTCCTTTCCGCAGCGCTGA